From a single Daphnia pulex isolate KAP4 chromosome 2, ASM2113471v1 genomic region:
- the LOC124210498 gene encoding activated Cdc42 kinase-like isoform X3 gives MLETKCQADFGTKFYQAHITKSFVNGFVTMPHSAMLKSGPGLYEFLIEAELQQYYSTIKNDLKVNNVHQLKYATDEDFLQVGLSRPEVRRLRKIFHKHCPQNYLYKFKNIIKAKKEDGASMAILLPDDGSKDRSYQLKVPSKHIIPAEAIIVNKELGVGEFGIVQQGVWTNEDGDRIQVAIKCLSKERMQNNPMEFLKEAAIMHTIDHEHIVRLYGVVLDTNSLMLVTELAPLRSLLECLKEPALRPSFPVPSLCDFSIQICDGMQYLESKRLIHRDLAARNILVFTKNKIKISDFGLSRALGVGKDYYQTNFNVNLKLPIAWCAPECINYLKFTSASDVWAFGVTLWEMFSYGFQPWAALTGQQILEAIDEPNYQRLEPPESCPKDYYSIMLKCWQHEPHNRPRFIDLMSLLPDCKPEQVQAIQDSLEDVSKPRRDQLQFRIGDVLTVLDKKPMPEVANSWKGVLNNGKTGLFNPAHTVSYLGNILPSIKPQFSRGGTYNGKNAYSSKRRLRTDMISSPQGDLKHTGHVGLDGAYFGDVAFLGDKLPKQVVSPYKPQDDIQNVSSNGNNHGGTDVPLTPSPGPASPMCGPPSAFSINSASSDLSDRAPLLARFGDRGRAGPAADHNWSDTASEKDGNSAPPTPGFLAVANQKALQGINQVPVDAFPGPHEYHEISDEEVTDSPGFDLGPSLMDEVLRALGGGSASHMTHSPYTDRHFDWKEDQSSLPGSQPESKRGTLRDTLRKKQAHVKPISASDQRTLDQAIAMANELATRSMLELDAKSSSAYDAVDHSVSGHMATMSLDSPRTPSSPSKRKFSFKFSGKTSPKHERRNFAQEAASIADLQSILTEESKSAYNILIEKPVADSPVISQHLPAAPTPPSEPEDSNPLRMLRSGGLTVVRPKIRGNKHHSQSSRDSRELKDTMESIAFASLARVDRGKLGPPPVSPKPRLNKPAPLVIENSNFNNFNHYRPPGYEESMAQPSNSWLREQASVKEEEGEDGDNNPLPLPPRDRTRPTVPTKPRHQRKHPLIYPTNLPNPNRWGVSSEGNSNPDSPLSPPLTGNMSLPPTEVNLSSLPPAKPPRAACNLDDSYDSQIASELEALDDMEEETNQSVTSSSSLYQSKDHVSCEDLLDFACDRPNSKRTRGPAQGTDSDEVRIMQKVLGKEKTSPDECLSALDETEWDVHKAIKLIKLCSLLSMTHPHLTSHSRLLKESLNHNCWDVARAAAHLISQAANREDCTRV, from the exons ATGCTCGAAACCAAGTGTCAAGCAGATTTTGGGACCAAATTCTATCAGGCTCATATTACCAAATCGTTCGTCAATG GTTTTGTCACAATGCCTCATTCTGCCATGTTAAAATCTGGACCCGGTCTTTATGAATTTCTGATAGAAGCAGAGCTACAGCAATATTATAGtactattaaaaatgatttgaag GTCAATAATGTGCATCAACTAAAATATGCTACCGATGAGGATTTTTTGCAAGTTGGTCTGTCAAGACCAGAAGTTCGGAGACTCAGGAAGATATTTCACAAGCACTGCCCACAAAATTACCtgtacaaattcaaaaat ATTATCAAGgccaagaaagaagatgggGCTTCAATGGCTATCCTCTTACCAGATGATGGAAGTAAAGACAGATCGTACCAGCTGAAGGTACCCAGCAAACACATAATTCCTGCAGAGGCAATTATTGTTAATAAAGAACTGGGTGTTGGAGAGTTCGGGATTGTTCAGCAAGGAGTGTGGACCAATGAAGATGGGGATAGA attcaAGTTGCGATCAAATGCCTTAGCAAAGAACGAATGCAAAATAATCCTATGGAGTTCCTTAAAGAAGCAGCTATAATGCATACTATTGATCATGAACATATAGTTCGACTGTACGGCGTTGTTTTGGATACAAATTCCCTAATGCTG GTAACAGAGTTGGCTCCACTACGTTCATTGTTGGAGTGTCTAAAAGAACCAGCCCTCAGACCAAGTTTTCCTGTGCCTTCTTTGTGCgatttttctattcaaatATGTGATGGAATGCAGTATTTGGAATCAAAGAGACTTATTCATAG GGACCTAGCTGCCAGAAATATTCTTGTGTTTACCAAGAATAAGATTAAAATTTCTGACTTTGGTCTCTCGCGGGCCCTTGGTGTAGGGAAAGACTATTATCAGACCAATTTCAACGTTAATCTGAAGTTGCCTATTGCTTGGTGTGCTCCGGAATGCATCAACTATTTGAAGTTTACTTCAGCGTCGGACGTCTGGGCATTTGGTGTTACTCTGTGGGAAATGTTCAGCTATGGCTTCCAGCCTTGGGCCGCTCTCACTGGTCAGCAAATTCTCGAAGCCATCGACGAACCAAACTATCAACGATTGGAACCTCCTGAATCGTGCCCAAAGGATTATTACAGCATCATGCTCAAATGTTGGCAGCATGAACCCCATAATCGACCCAGGTTCATTGATCTTATGAGCCTCCTTCCCGAT TGCAAACCAGAACAAGTCCAAGCCATCCAAGATAGCCTAGAGGATGTCTCGAAACCACGACGGGACCAACTGCAATTCAGAATCGGGGATGTTTTGACGGTGCTGGATAAAAA GCCTATGCCAGAAGTCGCCAATTCTTGGAAGGGCGTCCTCAACAACGGGAAAACGGGTTTGTTCAACCCTGCCCATACGGTTTCGTACTTGGGCAACATTTTGCCTTCAATCAAACCCCAATTTTCAAGAGGAGGTACTTACA ATGGAAAGAATGCTTATTCATCCAAACGAAGACTAAGGACCGACATGATCAGTTCCCCACAAGGCGATCTGAAGCACACGGGTCACGTAGGATTAGACGGAGCATATTTTGGTGACGTCGCTTTCCTTGGGGATAAA TTACCGAAGCAAGTAGTCAGTCCCTACAAACCTCAAGATGATATCCAAAATGTGTCCAGCAATGGGAACAACCATGGGGGAACAGATGTGCCGTTAACGCCATCACCTGGCCCTGCGTCACCAATGTGTGGCCCTCCGTCAGCCTTTTCTATAAACAGTGCGTCATCAGATCTGTCTGATAGAGCGCCATTGCTTGCAAGGTTTGGTGATCGCGGAAGAGCCGGACCAGCAGCGG atcaCAATTGGTCCGATACTGCCAGTGAAAAAGACGGTAATTCGGCACCTCCTACGCCTGGCTTCCTTGCTGTGGCTAACCAGAAAGCCTTGCAGGGCATTAATCAGGTCCCGGTTGACGCTTTTCCTGGACCACACGAATACCACGAGATCAGTGATGAAGAAGTAACTGATAGCCCGGGCTTCGACCTCGGTCCCAGTCTGATGGACGAAGTTTTGCGTGCGCTAGGTGGTGGTAGCGCTTCACACATGACCCACTCACCTTACACGGACAGACATTTTGATTGGAAAGAAGATCAAAGTAGTTTACCGGGTAGTCAACCGGAGAGTAAACGTGGGACACTTAGAGATACGTTGCGCAAAAAACAAGCCCAC GTCAAACCCATTTCAGCCTCTGATCAGAGGACCCTAGATCAAGCCATTGCCATGGCTAACGAGCTTGCTACACGTTCCATGCTGGAGTTGGATGCAAAATCTAGCAGCGCTTATGATGCTGTAGATCACTCTGTCTCAGGGCACATGGCAACTATGTCTTTGGATTCGCCCCGCACGCCTTCATCGCCAAGCAAGCGCAagttttccttcaaatttAGTGGGAAAACTAGCCCAAAACATGAGCGTCGCAATTTCGCTCAGGAAGCTGCATCTATCGCTGATCTTCAG TCGATTTTAACGGAAGAATCCAAATCGGCATACAATATCCTGATTGAAAAACCGGTTGCGGATAGCCCTGTCATCAGCCAACATCTCCCTGCAGCTCCTACCCCTCCTAGCGAGCCGGAAGATTCTAATCCACTTCGAATGTTACGTTCCGGTGGGTTGACGGTTGTAAGACCTAAAATACGAGGAAACAAACATCACTCGCAATCATCACGAGATAGTCGTGAGTTAAAG GATACCATGGAAAGTATCGCGTTTGCAAGCCTCGCCCGGGTTGACCGTGGAAAATTAGGACCGCCTCCAGTTTCTCCAAAACCTCGTCTCAACAAACCGGCGCCTTtggtaattgaaaattccaatttcaacaatttcaacCATTACCGTCCTCCCGGATATGAAGAATCTATGGCGCAGCCAAGTAACTCTTGGCTACGTGAACAAGCGAgtgtgaaagaagaagagggagaagaTGGGGATAATAATCCTTTGCCTTTGCCTCCGCGTGATCGCACTCGTCCGACAGTCCCCACTAAGCCGAGACATCAACGAAAACATCCCCTTATTTATCCAACGAATTTACCCAATCCTAACCGATGGGGCGTGAGTAGTGAAGGGAATTCTAATCCGGATTCGCCATTATCCCCTCCGTTGACGGGTAACATGAGCCTACCACCGACAGAAGTAAACTTATCTTCATTGCCGCCTGCCAAACCTCCTAGAGCTGCGTGCAACCTAGATGACAGTTACGATAGTCAGATTGCCTCAGAATTGGAGGCACTTGATGATATGGAAGAAGAGACGAACCAATCAGTTACGTCATCGTCGTCCTTGTATCAAAGCAAGGATCATGTTTCATGTGAAGACTTGTTGGATTTTGCGTGCGACCGACCTAATTCTAAACGAACTCGTGGCCCTGCCCAAGGAACAGATTCCGATGAG GTTCGAATTATGCAAAAGGTTttgggaaaagagaaaacctcGCCTGATGAATGCCTTTCAGCATTGGATGAAACCGAGTGGGATGTCCACAAAGCTATTAAATTGATAAAATTGTGTTCCTTACTGTCGATGACACATCCGCATTTGACGAGTCATAGCCGGCTTCTCAAAGAATCTCTCAATCATAATTGCTGGGATGTTGCACGGGCTGCTGCTCATCTAATTTCACAGGCAGCCAACAGAGAAGATTGCACTCGTGTTTAA
- the LOC124210498 gene encoding activated Cdc42 kinase-like isoform X1, producing MLETKCQADFGTKFYQAHITKSFVNGFVTMPHSAMLKSGPGLYEFLIEAELQQYYSTIKNDLKVNNVHQLKYATDEDFLQVGLSRPEVRRLRKIFHKHCPQNYLYKFKNIIKAKKEDGASMAILLPDDGSKDRSYQLKVPSKHIIPAEAIIVNKELGVGEFGIVQQGVWTNEDGDRIQVAIKCLSKERMQNNPMEFLKEAAIMHTIDHEHIVRLYGVVLDTNSLMLVTELAPLRSLLECLKEPALRPSFPVPSLCDFSIQICDGMQYLESKRLIHRDLAARNILVFTKNKIKISDFGLSRALGVGKDYYQTNFNVNLKLPIAWCAPECINYLKFTSASDVWAFGVTLWEMFSYGFQPWAALTGQQILEAIDEPNYQRLEPPESCPKDYYSIMLKCWQHEPHNRPRFIDLMSLLPDCKPEQVQAIQDSLEDVSKPRRDQLQFRIGDVLTVLDKKPMPEVANSWKGVLNNGKTGLFNPAHTVSYLGNILPSIKPQFSRGGTYNGKNAYSSKRRLRTDMISSPQGDLKHTGHVGLDGAYFGDVAFLGDKYHQLPKQVVSPYKPQDDIQNVSSNGNNHGGTDVPLTPSPGPASPMCGPPSAFSINSASSDLSDRAPLLARFGDRGRAGPAADHNWSDTASEKDGNSAPPTPGFLAVANQKALQGINQVPVDAFPGPHEYHEISDEEVTDSPGFDLGPSLMDEVLRALGGGSASHMTHSPYTDRHFDWKEDQSSLPGSQPESKRGTLRDTLRKKQAHVKPISASDQRTLDQAIAMANELATRSMLELDAKSSSAYDAVDHSVSGHMATMSLDSPRTPSSPSKRKFSFKFSGKTSPKHERRNFAQEAASIADLQSILTEESKSAYNILIEKPVADSPVISQHLPAAPTPPSEPEDSNPLRMLRSGGLTVVRPKIRGNKHHSQSSRDSRELKDTMESIAFASLARVDRGKLGPPPVSPKPRLNKPAPLVIENSNFNNFNHYRPPGYEESMAQPSNSWLREQASVKEEEGEDGDNNPLPLPPRDRTRPTVPTKPRHQRKHPLIYPTNLPNPNRWGVSSEGNSNPDSPLSPPLTGNMSLPPTEVNLSSLPPAKPPRAACNLDDSYDSQIASELEALDDMEEETNQSVTSSSSLYQSKDHVSCEDLLDFACDRPNSKRTRGPAQGTDSDEVRIMQKVLGKEKTSPDECLSALDETEWDVHKAIKLIKLCSLLSMTHPHLTSHSRLLKESLNHNCWDVARAAAHLISQAANREDCTRV from the exons ATGCTCGAAACCAAGTGTCAAGCAGATTTTGGGACCAAATTCTATCAGGCTCATATTACCAAATCGTTCGTCAATG GTTTTGTCACAATGCCTCATTCTGCCATGTTAAAATCTGGACCCGGTCTTTATGAATTTCTGATAGAAGCAGAGCTACAGCAATATTATAGtactattaaaaatgatttgaag GTCAATAATGTGCATCAACTAAAATATGCTACCGATGAGGATTTTTTGCAAGTTGGTCTGTCAAGACCAGAAGTTCGGAGACTCAGGAAGATATTTCACAAGCACTGCCCACAAAATTACCtgtacaaattcaaaaat ATTATCAAGgccaagaaagaagatgggGCTTCAATGGCTATCCTCTTACCAGATGATGGAAGTAAAGACAGATCGTACCAGCTGAAGGTACCCAGCAAACACATAATTCCTGCAGAGGCAATTATTGTTAATAAAGAACTGGGTGTTGGAGAGTTCGGGATTGTTCAGCAAGGAGTGTGGACCAATGAAGATGGGGATAGA attcaAGTTGCGATCAAATGCCTTAGCAAAGAACGAATGCAAAATAATCCTATGGAGTTCCTTAAAGAAGCAGCTATAATGCATACTATTGATCATGAACATATAGTTCGACTGTACGGCGTTGTTTTGGATACAAATTCCCTAATGCTG GTAACAGAGTTGGCTCCACTACGTTCATTGTTGGAGTGTCTAAAAGAACCAGCCCTCAGACCAAGTTTTCCTGTGCCTTCTTTGTGCgatttttctattcaaatATGTGATGGAATGCAGTATTTGGAATCAAAGAGACTTATTCATAG GGACCTAGCTGCCAGAAATATTCTTGTGTTTACCAAGAATAAGATTAAAATTTCTGACTTTGGTCTCTCGCGGGCCCTTGGTGTAGGGAAAGACTATTATCAGACCAATTTCAACGTTAATCTGAAGTTGCCTATTGCTTGGTGTGCTCCGGAATGCATCAACTATTTGAAGTTTACTTCAGCGTCGGACGTCTGGGCATTTGGTGTTACTCTGTGGGAAATGTTCAGCTATGGCTTCCAGCCTTGGGCCGCTCTCACTGGTCAGCAAATTCTCGAAGCCATCGACGAACCAAACTATCAACGATTGGAACCTCCTGAATCGTGCCCAAAGGATTATTACAGCATCATGCTCAAATGTTGGCAGCATGAACCCCATAATCGACCCAGGTTCATTGATCTTATGAGCCTCCTTCCCGAT TGCAAACCAGAACAAGTCCAAGCCATCCAAGATAGCCTAGAGGATGTCTCGAAACCACGACGGGACCAACTGCAATTCAGAATCGGGGATGTTTTGACGGTGCTGGATAAAAA GCCTATGCCAGAAGTCGCCAATTCTTGGAAGGGCGTCCTCAACAACGGGAAAACGGGTTTGTTCAACCCTGCCCATACGGTTTCGTACTTGGGCAACATTTTGCCTTCAATCAAACCCCAATTTTCAAGAGGAGGTACTTACA ATGGAAAGAATGCTTATTCATCCAAACGAAGACTAAGGACCGACATGATCAGTTCCCCACAAGGCGATCTGAAGCACACGGGTCACGTAGGATTAGACGGAGCATATTTTGGTGACGTCGCTTTCCTTGGGGATAAA tATCACCAGTTACCGAAGCAAGTAGTCAGTCCCTACAAACCTCAAGATGATATCCAAAATGTGTCCAGCAATGGGAACAACCATGGGGGAACAGATGTGCCGTTAACGCCATCACCTGGCCCTGCGTCACCAATGTGTGGCCCTCCGTCAGCCTTTTCTATAAACAGTGCGTCATCAGATCTGTCTGATAGAGCGCCATTGCTTGCAAGGTTTGGTGATCGCGGAAGAGCCGGACCAGCAGCGG atcaCAATTGGTCCGATACTGCCAGTGAAAAAGACGGTAATTCGGCACCTCCTACGCCTGGCTTCCTTGCTGTGGCTAACCAGAAAGCCTTGCAGGGCATTAATCAGGTCCCGGTTGACGCTTTTCCTGGACCACACGAATACCACGAGATCAGTGATGAAGAAGTAACTGATAGCCCGGGCTTCGACCTCGGTCCCAGTCTGATGGACGAAGTTTTGCGTGCGCTAGGTGGTGGTAGCGCTTCACACATGACCCACTCACCTTACACGGACAGACATTTTGATTGGAAAGAAGATCAAAGTAGTTTACCGGGTAGTCAACCGGAGAGTAAACGTGGGACACTTAGAGATACGTTGCGCAAAAAACAAGCCCAC GTCAAACCCATTTCAGCCTCTGATCAGAGGACCCTAGATCAAGCCATTGCCATGGCTAACGAGCTTGCTACACGTTCCATGCTGGAGTTGGATGCAAAATCTAGCAGCGCTTATGATGCTGTAGATCACTCTGTCTCAGGGCACATGGCAACTATGTCTTTGGATTCGCCCCGCACGCCTTCATCGCCAAGCAAGCGCAagttttccttcaaatttAGTGGGAAAACTAGCCCAAAACATGAGCGTCGCAATTTCGCTCAGGAAGCTGCATCTATCGCTGATCTTCAG TCGATTTTAACGGAAGAATCCAAATCGGCATACAATATCCTGATTGAAAAACCGGTTGCGGATAGCCCTGTCATCAGCCAACATCTCCCTGCAGCTCCTACCCCTCCTAGCGAGCCGGAAGATTCTAATCCACTTCGAATGTTACGTTCCGGTGGGTTGACGGTTGTAAGACCTAAAATACGAGGAAACAAACATCACTCGCAATCATCACGAGATAGTCGTGAGTTAAAG GATACCATGGAAAGTATCGCGTTTGCAAGCCTCGCCCGGGTTGACCGTGGAAAATTAGGACCGCCTCCAGTTTCTCCAAAACCTCGTCTCAACAAACCGGCGCCTTtggtaattgaaaattccaatttcaacaatttcaacCATTACCGTCCTCCCGGATATGAAGAATCTATGGCGCAGCCAAGTAACTCTTGGCTACGTGAACAAGCGAgtgtgaaagaagaagagggagaagaTGGGGATAATAATCCTTTGCCTTTGCCTCCGCGTGATCGCACTCGTCCGACAGTCCCCACTAAGCCGAGACATCAACGAAAACATCCCCTTATTTATCCAACGAATTTACCCAATCCTAACCGATGGGGCGTGAGTAGTGAAGGGAATTCTAATCCGGATTCGCCATTATCCCCTCCGTTGACGGGTAACATGAGCCTACCACCGACAGAAGTAAACTTATCTTCATTGCCGCCTGCCAAACCTCCTAGAGCTGCGTGCAACCTAGATGACAGTTACGATAGTCAGATTGCCTCAGAATTGGAGGCACTTGATGATATGGAAGAAGAGACGAACCAATCAGTTACGTCATCGTCGTCCTTGTATCAAAGCAAGGATCATGTTTCATGTGAAGACTTGTTGGATTTTGCGTGCGACCGACCTAATTCTAAACGAACTCGTGGCCCTGCCCAAGGAACAGATTCCGATGAG GTTCGAATTATGCAAAAGGTTttgggaaaagagaaaacctcGCCTGATGAATGCCTTTCAGCATTGGATGAAACCGAGTGGGATGTCCACAAAGCTATTAAATTGATAAAATTGTGTTCCTTACTGTCGATGACACATCCGCATTTGACGAGTCATAGCCGGCTTCTCAAAGAATCTCTCAATCATAATTGCTGGGATGTTGCACGGGCTGCTGCTCATCTAATTTCACAGGCAGCCAACAGAGAAGATTGCACTCGTGTTTAA
- the LOC124210498 gene encoding activated Cdc42 kinase-like isoform X5, with protein MPHSAMLKSGPGLYEFLIEAELQQYYSTIKNDLKVNNVHQLKYATDEDFLQVGLSRPEVRRLRKIFHKHCPQNYLYKFKNIIKAKKEDGASMAILLPDDGSKDRSYQLKVPSKHIIPAEAIIVNKELGVGEFGIVQQGVWTNEDGDRIQVAIKCLSKERMQNNPMEFLKEAAIMHTIDHEHIVRLYGVVLDTNSLMLVTELAPLRSLLECLKEPALRPSFPVPSLCDFSIQICDGMQYLESKRLIHRDLAARNILVFTKNKIKISDFGLSRALGVGKDYYQTNFNVNLKLPIAWCAPECINYLKFTSASDVWAFGVTLWEMFSYGFQPWAALTGQQILEAIDEPNYQRLEPPESCPKDYYSIMLKCWQHEPHNRPRFIDLMSLLPDCKPEQVQAIQDSLEDVSKPRRDQLQFRIGDVLTVLDKKPMPEVANSWKGVLNNGKTGLFNPAHTVSYLGNILPSIKPQFSRGGTYNGKNAYSSKRRLRTDMISSPQGDLKHTGHVGLDGAYFGDVAFLGDKYHQLPKQVVSPYKPQDDIQNVSSNGNNHGGTDVPLTPSPGPASPMCGPPSAFSINSASSDLSDRAPLLARFGDRGRAGPAADHNWSDTASEKDGNSAPPTPGFLAVANQKALQGINQVPVDAFPGPHEYHEISDEEVTDSPGFDLGPSLMDEVLRALGGGSASHMTHSPYTDRHFDWKEDQSSLPGSQPESKRGTLRDTLRKKQAHVKPISASDQRTLDQAIAMANELATRSMLELDAKSSSAYDAVDHSVSGHMATMSLDSPRTPSSPSKRKFSFKFSGKTSPKHERRNFAQEAASIADLQSILTEESKSAYNILIEKPVADSPVISQHLPAAPTPPSEPEDSNPLRMLRSGGLTVVRPKIRGNKHHSQSSRDSRELKDTMESIAFASLARVDRGKLGPPPVSPKPRLNKPAPLVIENSNFNNFNHYRPPGYEESMAQPSNSWLREQASVKEEEGEDGDNNPLPLPPRDRTRPTVPTKPRHQRKHPLIYPTNLPNPNRWGVSSEGNSNPDSPLSPPLTGNMSLPPTEVNLSSLPPAKPPRAACNLDDSYDSQIASELEALDDMEEETNQSVTSSSSLYQSKDHVSCEDLLDFACDRPNSKRTRGPAQGTDSDEVRIMQKVLGKEKTSPDECLSALDETEWDVHKAIKLIKLCSLLSMTHPHLTSHSRLLKESLNHNCWDVARAAAHLISQAANREDCTRV; from the exons ATGCCTCATTCTGCCATGTTAAAATCTGGACCCGGTCTTTATGAATTTCTGATAGAAGCAGAGCTACAGCAATATTATAGtactattaaaaatgatttgaag GTCAATAATGTGCATCAACTAAAATATGCTACCGATGAGGATTTTTTGCAAGTTGGTCTGTCAAGACCAGAAGTTCGGAGACTCAGGAAGATATTTCACAAGCACTGCCCACAAAATTACCtgtacaaattcaaaaat ATTATCAAGgccaagaaagaagatgggGCTTCAATGGCTATCCTCTTACCAGATGATGGAAGTAAAGACAGATCGTACCAGCTGAAGGTACCCAGCAAACACATAATTCCTGCAGAGGCAATTATTGTTAATAAAGAACTGGGTGTTGGAGAGTTCGGGATTGTTCAGCAAGGAGTGTGGACCAATGAAGATGGGGATAGA attcaAGTTGCGATCAAATGCCTTAGCAAAGAACGAATGCAAAATAATCCTATGGAGTTCCTTAAAGAAGCAGCTATAATGCATACTATTGATCATGAACATATAGTTCGACTGTACGGCGTTGTTTTGGATACAAATTCCCTAATGCTG GTAACAGAGTTGGCTCCACTACGTTCATTGTTGGAGTGTCTAAAAGAACCAGCCCTCAGACCAAGTTTTCCTGTGCCTTCTTTGTGCgatttttctattcaaatATGTGATGGAATGCAGTATTTGGAATCAAAGAGACTTATTCATAG GGACCTAGCTGCCAGAAATATTCTTGTGTTTACCAAGAATAAGATTAAAATTTCTGACTTTGGTCTCTCGCGGGCCCTTGGTGTAGGGAAAGACTATTATCAGACCAATTTCAACGTTAATCTGAAGTTGCCTATTGCTTGGTGTGCTCCGGAATGCATCAACTATTTGAAGTTTACTTCAGCGTCGGACGTCTGGGCATTTGGTGTTACTCTGTGGGAAATGTTCAGCTATGGCTTCCAGCCTTGGGCCGCTCTCACTGGTCAGCAAATTCTCGAAGCCATCGACGAACCAAACTATCAACGATTGGAACCTCCTGAATCGTGCCCAAAGGATTATTACAGCATCATGCTCAAATGTTGGCAGCATGAACCCCATAATCGACCCAGGTTCATTGATCTTATGAGCCTCCTTCCCGAT TGCAAACCAGAACAAGTCCAAGCCATCCAAGATAGCCTAGAGGATGTCTCGAAACCACGACGGGACCAACTGCAATTCAGAATCGGGGATGTTTTGACGGTGCTGGATAAAAA GCCTATGCCAGAAGTCGCCAATTCTTGGAAGGGCGTCCTCAACAACGGGAAAACGGGTTTGTTCAACCCTGCCCATACGGTTTCGTACTTGGGCAACATTTTGCCTTCAATCAAACCCCAATTTTCAAGAGGAGGTACTTACA ATGGAAAGAATGCTTATTCATCCAAACGAAGACTAAGGACCGACATGATCAGTTCCCCACAAGGCGATCTGAAGCACACGGGTCACGTAGGATTAGACGGAGCATATTTTGGTGACGTCGCTTTCCTTGGGGATAAA tATCACCAGTTACCGAAGCAAGTAGTCAGTCCCTACAAACCTCAAGATGATATCCAAAATGTGTCCAGCAATGGGAACAACCATGGGGGAACAGATGTGCCGTTAACGCCATCACCTGGCCCTGCGTCACCAATGTGTGGCCCTCCGTCAGCCTTTTCTATAAACAGTGCGTCATCAGATCTGTCTGATAGAGCGCCATTGCTTGCAAGGTTTGGTGATCGCGGAAGAGCCGGACCAGCAGCGG atcaCAATTGGTCCGATACTGCCAGTGAAAAAGACGGTAATTCGGCACCTCCTACGCCTGGCTTCCTTGCTGTGGCTAACCAGAAAGCCTTGCAGGGCATTAATCAGGTCCCGGTTGACGCTTTTCCTGGACCACACGAATACCACGAGATCAGTGATGAAGAAGTAACTGATAGCCCGGGCTTCGACCTCGGTCCCAGTCTGATGGACGAAGTTTTGCGTGCGCTAGGTGGTGGTAGCGCTTCACACATGACCCACTCACCTTACACGGACAGACATTTTGATTGGAAAGAAGATCAAAGTAGTTTACCGGGTAGTCAACCGGAGAGTAAACGTGGGACACTTAGAGATACGTTGCGCAAAAAACAAGCCCAC GTCAAACCCATTTCAGCCTCTGATCAGAGGACCCTAGATCAAGCCATTGCCATGGCTAACGAGCTTGCTACACGTTCCATGCTGGAGTTGGATGCAAAATCTAGCAGCGCTTATGATGCTGTAGATCACTCTGTCTCAGGGCACATGGCAACTATGTCTTTGGATTCGCCCCGCACGCCTTCATCGCCAAGCAAGCGCAagttttccttcaaatttAGTGGGAAAACTAGCCCAAAACATGAGCGTCGCAATTTCGCTCAGGAAGCTGCATCTATCGCTGATCTTCAG TCGATTTTAACGGAAGAATCCAAATCGGCATACAATATCCTGATTGAAAAACCGGTTGCGGATAGCCCTGTCATCAGCCAACATCTCCCTGCAGCTCCTACCCCTCCTAGCGAGCCGGAAGATTCTAATCCACTTCGAATGTTACGTTCCGGTGGGTTGACGGTTGTAAGACCTAAAATACGAGGAAACAAACATCACTCGCAATCATCACGAGATAGTCGTGAGTTAAAG GATACCATGGAAAGTATCGCGTTTGCAAGCCTCGCCCGGGTTGACCGTGGAAAATTAGGACCGCCTCCAGTTTCTCCAAAACCTCGTCTCAACAAACCGGCGCCTTtggtaattgaaaattccaatttcaacaatttcaacCATTACCGTCCTCCCGGATATGAAGAATCTATGGCGCAGCCAAGTAACTCTTGGCTACGTGAACAAGCGAgtgtgaaagaagaagagggagaagaTGGGGATAATAATCCTTTGCCTTTGCCTCCGCGTGATCGCACTCGTCCGACAGTCCCCACTAAGCCGAGACATCAACGAAAACATCCCCTTATTTATCCAACGAATTTACCCAATCCTAACCGATGGGGCGTGAGTAGTGAAGGGAATTCTAATCCGGATTCGCCATTATCCCCTCCGTTGACGGGTAACATGAGCCTACCACCGACAGAAGTAAACTTATCTTCATTGCCGCCTGCCAAACCTCCTAGAGCTGCGTGCAACCTAGATGACAGTTACGATAGTCAGATTGCCTCAGAATTGGAGGCACTTGATGATATGGAAGAAGAGACGAACCAATCAGTTACGTCATCGTCGTCCTTGTATCAAAGCAAGGATCATGTTTCATGTGAAGACTTGTTGGATTTTGCGTGCGACCGACCTAATTCTAAACGAACTCGTGGCCCTGCCCAAGGAACAGATTCCGATGAG GTTCGAATTATGCAAAAGGTTttgggaaaagagaaaacctcGCCTGATGAATGCCTTTCAGCATTGGATGAAACCGAGTGGGATGTCCACAAAGCTATTAAATTGATAAAATTGTGTTCCTTACTGTCGATGACACATCCGCATTTGACGAGTCATAGCCGGCTTCTCAAAGAATCTCTCAATCATAATTGCTGGGATGTTGCACGGGCTGCTGCTCATCTAATTTCACAGGCAGCCAACAGAGAAGATTGCACTCGTGTTTAA